From a region of the Rhodopirellula bahusiensis genome:
- a CDS encoding addiction module protein: MLRIQLAPPDRAMVANAILASLDGLRDDEPSKVRDAWSDEIRSRIDDIHSG, encoded by the coding sequence TTGCTCCGGATACAACTTGCTCCGCCTGATCGTGCGATGGTTGCCAATGCGATCCTTGCGAGCCTGGATGGGCTTCGTGACGACGAACCGTCCAAGGTTCGCGATGCTTGGTCCGATGAAATCCGCAGCCGGATCGACGACATCCACAGTGGATGA